A stretch of the Cucurbita pepo subsp. pepo cultivar mu-cu-16 chromosome LG16, ASM280686v2, whole genome shotgun sequence genome encodes the following:
- the LOC111777198 gene encoding upstream activation factor subunit spp27-like yields MVSDSELIDRLREFLRDSDLNITTTAIVRRKLEEYFGVDLSDKKRFIREQVDLFLQTEHEREEEEGGGDCEEADQEDGDENLKTEEEDGDSEDGDNDDHDDEKGKTGSNKLAKKRGGGGFSKLCSLSPQLQEFIGVPEMARTEVVKQLWNHIRGNNLQDPSNRRNILCDESLKALFRVDSINMFQMNKALSKHIWPLESNDVIPAKSSQKEKQQKEKQEKEKQPKEKPQKKRQKQGKEEDSDDSAREEKRQKKGKSGFLAPLQLSDALVTFLGTGESALSRSDVVKRMWDYIKQNNLQDPSDKRRVICDEKLKELFDVESFHGFTVSKLLATHFVKTK; encoded by the exons ATGGTTTCCGACTCGGAGCTCATCGACCGGCTCCGAGAGTTTCTTCGGGATTCCGACCTCAATATCACCACCACTGCTATTGTCCGCCGGAAGCTTGAGGAGTACTTTGGCGTTGATTTGTCCGATAAGAAGCGGTTTATTAGGGAACAGGTGGACTTGTTCCTCCAGACTGAGCatgagagagaggaggaagaaggtgGCGGCGACTGTGAGGAAGCCGACCAGGAGGATGgagatgaaaatttgaagacgGAAGAGGAGGATGGAGATAGTGAAGACGGAGATAACGACGACCACGATGATGAAAAGGGTAAAACGGG TTCTAACAAGCTTGCGAAGAAAAGAGGAGGGGGTGGTTTTAGCAAGCTATGTAGCCTTTCTCCTCAACTTCAGGAATTTATAGGAGTTCCTGAAATGGCAAGGACTGAG GTTGTGAAGCAACTGTGGAACCACATTAGAGGGAACAATTTGCAAGACCCCAGTAATAGAAGAAATATTCTCTGTGATGAATCGTTAAAGGCACTCTTTCGTGTTGATTCCATCAACATGTTTCAAATGAATAAAGCTCTATCAAAGCATATTTGGCCTTTGGAATCAAACGACG TTATTCCGGCCAAATCAAGTCAGAAAGAAAAGCAACAAAAGGAGAAGCAGGAAAAGGAGAAGCAGCCAAAGGAGAAGCCACAAAAGAAGCGGCAGAAGCAAGGGAAAGAAGAAG ATTCAGATGACTCTGCAAGAGAGGAAAAGCGgcaaaagaaagggaaatctGGTTTTCTTGCTCCTCTTCAACTTTCAGATGCTCTGGTGACATTTCTTGGTACCGGAGAGAGTGCATTGTCTCGCTCTGATGTAGTGAAAAGAATGTGGGATTACATAAAGCAAAATAACCTTCAG GACCCTTCTGACAAAAGGAGAGTAATTTGTGACGAGAAGCTAAAGGAACTCTTCGATGTCGAGTCCTTTCACGGCTTCACCGTTTCGAAACTCCTGGCCACTCATTTTGTAAAGACAAAATAG